From Candidatus Xianfuyuplasma coldseepsis:
CGAATCTTGTTGAGTCGTAAAGATATGTTGAAAAGCGAAAAACGCAAGAAATTTGATGAAGAAACCAAAGATCAACAACGGATTCAAGGGAAAGTAACTCGTGTGACTCGTGGTGGATTATTGCTTCGCCATGAAGGAATTGAAATGTTTATGCCAAACAGTCATATAGACGTGAAATTTGTGAATCCCGAAGATTTCAAAGGGCAAACATTGGAATGTGTTGTCATTGAAAACAGCGACCGCAAAGTCGTTGTATCACGTAAGGTTCTTCAACAAGAAGACATGAAACTAGCGAAAAAAGAAGCATTTGATAATCTTGAAGTGGGTAGTACTGTAGAAGGTACTGTTCAAAATGTGCTCGATTTTGGTGCATTTGTTGAGCTTGGTGGAATCCAGGGATTACTACATGTCAGTGAAATTTCACATCATCGTGTAAACAGTGCAAAAGATGAACTCAAAACCGGTGACAAAGTAACGGTTAAAATCCTGAAAAAAGAAAAAGGAAAAGTATCCTTAAGCTTAAAAGCATTGCAAAAAACACCATGGGAACTGTATGCAGACACGCACAATGTCGGTGATGAAGTAACTGGTAAAGTGGTTCGTAAAATGAAAAGTGCAATGTTGCTTGAAGTCGACCAAGATGTAGTGGGAATTATTAATAGCAAAGACTATTCGTGGAACCCCCATGAAAACTTAGCTGGTATGGTTGAAGTAGGCGATACTGTTAATGTAAAAATTCTAAGCATGGATGTTAAAAAGCGTCGCATGAGTTTATCGAAAAAACACTTAGAGTACAATCCATGGGCAGACGTCAGCGTCAAAAAAGGCGAAGAAGTCAGTGGAACCGTAGTGGAACTACAATCCAACGGTGCACTTGTTCAAGTGCAAAACGTCAACGCCTTCTTACCGATTGGTGAGATTTCCTCTGATCGCATTAGTCAACTCAGCGATGTCTTAAAAGTCGAACAAGTCATCAACGCGGTGGTTCTCGATGTTGATAAAGACAACTGGCGAATGAAAATTTCGATCAAAGCACTCAAAGAACAAAAAGAACGTGAATTATTCGAAAAATATAAAGAAACCGAAGAAGAAGTCAAAGCACAAACACTTGGTGATTTGTTTGCCGACAAATTCGAGGAATTAAAAGACGACGAATAAGGGTGTGGTCCTATGTACCCTACTGTTGCCATTGTCGGTCGACCCAATGTTGGGAAATCGACACTGTTCAACCGCATCGTCGGTGATCGGGTTTCCATCACCGATGACGAACCGGGAATCACCCGGGATCGGATCTATGCGAAAGCCGAATGGCTAACCAAACAATTTCATATAATAGACACTGGGGGTATCGACTTTAACGATACTCCTTTTATCCATGAAATAAAGCAACAAACACAG
This genomic window contains:
- a CDS encoding S1 RNA-binding domain-containing protein — its product is MTNVKVGKFVKGTVFHVTDDLCYVDIKAFADGVIYKEGFSLGNTISSCKEVVKEGDEMEFKITKIDHENQRILLSRKDMLKSEKRKKFDEETKDQQRIQGKVTRVTRGGLLLRHEGIEMFMPNSHIDVKFVNPEDFKGQTLECVVIENSDRKVVVSRKVLQQEDMKLAKKEAFDNLEVGSTVEGTVQNVLDFGAFVELGGIQGLLHVSEISHHRVNSAKDELKTGDKVTVKILKKEKGKVSLSLKALQKTPWELYADTHNVGDEVTGKVVRKMKSAMLLEVDQDVVGIINSKDYSWNPHENLAGMVEVGDTVNVKILSMDVKKRRMSLSKKHLEYNPWADVSVKKGEEVSGTVVELQSNGALVQVQNVNAFLPIGEISSDRISQLSDVLKVEQVINAVVLDVDKDNWRMKISIKALKEQKERELFEKYKETEEEVKAQTLGDLFADKFEELKDDE